One window of the Lactobacillus sp. PV034 genome contains the following:
- a CDS encoding C69 family dipeptidase yields MKQTECTTILVGKKASIDGSTMIARSEDGGRTIIPEAFKVVMPKDQPKHYESVISHQKIDDSDLLTAPLRYTSAPDASNENGIWAAAGINSDNVAMTATETITTNARIQGIDPLLEKGGLGEEDFVTLTLPYIHSAQEGVERVGYLLEKYGTYEMNGMAFSDKDEIWYLETIGGHHWAARRIPDDAYVIAPNRLNIDEFYFETPGFLASSDLKDLIEEYHLNPDEPNQYNLRHIFGSSTIKDAHYNNPRAWYVHRYFDPDFEGQPGDQDQPFITYPKHKISVEDIKFLESSHYQDTPYDAYGDQGTPEQKKTFRPIGINRNFETHILQIRNDVPSGIAGVQWLAFGPNTFNTMVPFYTNITTTPASFQTGPKFDLNQIFWLNKLAAQLGDTNFRVYGALEEDFEQKSLAQCHKIQHETDKEALNFSGDELQDKLDAANQKMADTVYNNTVDLLGNMVKEGHGLMTLKYDLLD; encoded by the coding sequence ATGAAACAAACCGAATGTACAACAATTCTTGTTGGAAAAAAAGCAAGTATTGATGGTTCAACTATGATTGCTCGTAGTGAAGATGGTGGTCGTACCATTATTCCTGAAGCTTTTAAAGTAGTCATGCCTAAAGATCAGCCTAAGCATTATGAAAGTGTAATTAGTCATCAAAAAATTGACGATAGTGATCTTTTAACTGCCCCACTTCGTTACACTTCTGCTCCTGATGCTTCAAATGAAAATGGAATTTGGGCAGCTGCAGGTATCAATAGCGACAATGTTGCCATGACTGCTACTGAAACCATTACAACTAATGCCAGAATCCAAGGAATTGATCCTTTACTTGAAAAAGGTGGTTTAGGGGAAGAAGATTTTGTAACTTTGACCTTACCATATATTCATTCTGCTCAAGAAGGTGTTGAACGAGTAGGATACTTACTTGAAAAATACGGCACTTACGAAATGAATGGCATGGCATTTTCTGATAAGGATGAAATTTGGTACCTTGAAACTATTGGTGGTCACCATTGGGCTGCACGTCGCATCCCAGATGATGCTTATGTAATCGCCCCTAACCGTTTAAATATCGATGAATTTTATTTTGAAACTCCTGGCTTTTTAGCTTCTAGCGACTTAAAGGATTTAATTGAAGAATACCATTTAAATCCTGATGAACCGAACCAATATAATTTACGTCATATTTTTGGTTCTTCTACTATTAAAGACGCACACTACAACAACCCACGTGCTTGGTATGTACACCGCTACTTTGACCCTGATTTTGAAGGTCAGCCTGGTGATCAAGATCAACCTTTTATCACTTATCCTAAACATAAAATTAGCGTTGAAGACATCAAATTCCTAGAAAGTTCTCACTATCAAGACACTCCTTACGATGCTTATGGCGATCAAGGTACACCCGAACAAAAGAAAACCTTCCGTCCAATTGGAATTAACCGTAATTTTGAAACTCATATTTTACAAATTAGAAACGATGTTCCTAGTGGCATCGCTGGTGTACAATGGTTAGCTTTTGGCCCTAATACCTTTAACACAATGGTGCCATTTTACACTAATATCACTACTACCCCTGCTAGTTTCCAAACTGGACCAAAATTTGATCTGAACCAAATCTTCTGGTTAAACAAGTTAGCTGCTCAATTAGGAGATACTAATTTCCGCGTCTATGGTGCTCTAGAAGAAGATTTTGAGCAAAAATCTTTAGCCCAATGTCATAAGATTCAACACGAAACTGATAAAGAAGCGCTTAATTTCTCAGGTGATGAATTACAAGATAAGCTTGATGCAGCTAACCAAAAAATGGCAGACACCGTTTACAATAATACGGTAGATTTATTAGGTAACATGGTTAAAGAAGGCCATGGTTTAATGACCTTAAAATACGACCTATTAGATTAA
- the trpX gene encoding tryptophan ABC transporter substrate-binding protein: MKRMYSFIAIILIFLGFAYFQENKQTTEKNKIPQIGVLTLMHHPALDKIYQGFLDELKAEGYQPGRNIKIDYQNANGDQSNLRTMAAKLVDQHNDLLVGITTPAAQALANDTKTTPIILGGITDPQGAGLVKSNQRPAGNITGVSDGAPIKQQLKLIKEFMPHLKTLGVIYTSSDSSAVSEYKKVVAECKKMHINLKSYSIANSNDLNQVSVQMFNQVDAVIIPTDNTIAGAMDTLVKNGNAAGKPIFPAASTMVKDGGVATYSVNQYDLGKQTAKMTVAVLKGKQKTATTPIAHVTKGEPVLNIKEAKKLGLKVPTKFMQECKQKGEIYR; encoded by the coding sequence ATGAAACGAATGTATAGCTTTATTGCGATTATCCTAATTTTTTTAGGCTTTGCCTATTTTCAAGAAAATAAGCAAACTACTGAAAAAAATAAAATACCGCAAATTGGAGTTCTAACTTTGATGCATCATCCAGCTTTAGATAAGATTTATCAAGGCTTTTTGGATGAATTAAAGGCAGAAGGTTATCAGCCTGGAAGAAATATCAAAATTGATTATCAAAATGCAAACGGTGATCAGAGTAATTTGCGCACTATGGCTGCAAAGTTAGTTGATCAACATAATGATCTTTTAGTTGGTATTACTACTCCAGCTGCACAAGCTCTGGCTAATGACACTAAAACGACGCCAATAATTTTGGGTGGAATTACTGATCCACAAGGTGCAGGCTTAGTTAAAAGTAATCAACGACCAGCTGGAAATATTACAGGAGTATCAGATGGTGCGCCAATTAAGCAACAATTAAAGCTTATTAAAGAGTTTATGCCACATTTAAAAACCTTAGGTGTGATTTATACCTCAAGTGATAGTTCAGCTGTTTCTGAATATAAAAAAGTAGTGGCTGAATGTAAAAAAATGCATATTAATTTGAAAAGTTATTCAATTGCCAATAGTAATGATTTAAATCAAGTTTCAGTTCAGATGTTTAATCAAGTTGATGCGGTAATTATTCCTACCGATAATACAATTGCTGGGGCTATGGATACGCTAGTTAAAAATGGTAATGCAGCTGGTAAGCCAATTTTTCCTGCTGCTTCAACAATGGTTAAAGATGGTGGAGTAGCTACTTACAGTGTGAATCAATATGACTTAGGCAAACAAACTGCCAAAATGACAGTTGCAGTATTAAAAGGAAAGCAAAAAACAGCAACTACGCCGATTGCTCATGTTACGAAAGGTGAACCAGTTCTTAACATAAAAGAAGCTAAAAAATTAGGTCTAAAAGTACCAACTAAATTTATGCAGGAATGCAAGCAAAAAGGAGAGATCTATCGATGA
- a CDS encoding ABC transporter permease, producing MNLIVSSIGQGLLWALLGLGLYLTFRILDFADMTVEGTFPLGAAIAVTAISQGMNPYLATLLALVGGMTAGLVTGLLYTKGKIPILLAGILTMTGIYSINLHIMGKSNISLLGKDTIFTNKFLESLPQYFDSIVVGSIIILILTSLLIFFLNTDYGQAFIATGDNPMMARSIGIHTDSMVIVGLMVSNGLVAVCGSLIAQSNGYADINMGIGTIVIALASIIIGEVVFGELTLNQRLIAITLGSIIYRLILLAVLQLGFSTNDLNLISSIVLAICMIIPQLESMFHIKRTFIRGGQSNE from the coding sequence ATGAATTTAATTGTATCTTCAATTGGACAAGGGCTTTTATGGGCTTTGTTAGGCTTAGGCCTATATTTAACCTTTAGGATTCTGGATTTTGCTGATATGACTGTTGAAGGAACATTTCCTTTAGGAGCAGCTATTGCGGTAACTGCAATTTCACAGGGGATGAATCCATATCTGGCTACGTTATTGGCACTAGTAGGCGGAATGACTGCTGGCCTGGTAACTGGTTTACTTTATACTAAAGGAAAAATTCCAATTCTTTTGGCGGGAATTTTAACAATGACAGGTATTTATTCAATTAACCTCCACATTATGGGAAAATCAAATATTTCCTTATTAGGAAAAGATACGATTTTTACAAATAAATTTTTAGAAAGCTTACCACAATATTTTGACAGTATTGTAGTCGGCAGTATTATTATTCTGATTCTCACTAGCTTACTTATTTTCTTTTTAAATACTGACTATGGACAAGCTTTTATTGCAACTGGAGATAATCCGATGATGGCACGTTCAATTGGGATTCATACTGATTCCATGGTCATTGTTGGCTTGATGGTTTCCAATGGCTTAGTTGCGGTATGTGGAAGTTTGATCGCCCAAAGTAATGGCTATGCAGATATTAACATGGGGATTGGAACCATTGTTATTGCTTTGGCCTCAATTATTATTGGTGAGGTGGTTTTTGGAGAATTAACTTTGAATCAACGATTGATAGCTATTACTTTGGGAAGTATCATTTATCGCTTGATTTTACTCGCAGTTCTACAGCTTGGCTTCTCGACTAATGATTTAAACTTAATATCTTCAATTGTTTTGGCGATTTGCATGATTATTCCTCAATTAGAAAGTATGTTTCATATTAAGAGAACTTTTATAAGAGGAGGCCAAAGTAATGAATAA
- a CDS encoding ABC transporter ATP-binding protein — protein sequence MNKPILELKDVHTNVTTADGKSIEILKGLNLKINAGDFITVIGTNGAGKSTFFNTIAGTLKPNYGNIYHLGNDITKFSEEKRSKFIARVFQDPKLGTAPRMTVVENMLLATKRGERRYLLPRKLKQNVPYFEELAKSMNNGLEKRLTTFVGNLSGGQRQALSFLMATLKRPDILLLDEHTAALDPHTSQNLLAATDERIRKDKLTALMITHHLEDALKYGNRLLVLKEGQVIADYKDEAKKKLNISDLYNFFED from the coding sequence ATGAATAAGCCAATTTTAGAACTAAAAGATGTTCATACTAATGTGACTACGGCTGATGGCAAGTCAATTGAGATTTTAAAGGGTTTAAATTTAAAAATTAATGCCGGCGATTTTATTACTGTGATTGGAACCAACGGAGCAGGTAAATCAACTTTTTTTAATACAATTGCTGGTACACTCAAGCCTAACTATGGGAATATTTATCATCTTGGAAATGACATTACAAAATTTTCTGAAGAAAAAAGAAGTAAATTCATTGCACGAGTATTTCAAGATCCCAAACTTGGCACGGCACCACGAATGACTGTTGTGGAAAATATGTTATTGGCAACTAAGCGAGGAGAACGCAGATATTTATTACCAAGAAAGTTAAAGCAAAACGTTCCTTATTTTGAAGAATTGGCTAAGTCAATGAATAATGGATTAGAGAAGCGTTTAACTACATTTGTGGGAAATTTGTCGGGTGGACAACGACAAGCATTAAGTTTTTTAATGGCTACTTTAAAAAGACCGGATATTTTACTTCTTGATGAACATACAGCAGCTCTTGATCCGCATACTAGTCAAAATCTTTTGGCAGCTACAGATGAAAGGATTCGAAAAGATAAGTTGACGGCACTTATGATTACCCACCATTTAGAAGATGCTTTGAAGTATGGAAATCGCTTATTGGTATTAAAAGAAGGGCAAGTAATAGCAGACTATAAAGACGAAGCTAAAAAGAAATTAAATATTAGTGACCTATATAACTTTTTTGAAGATTAA
- a CDS encoding type B 50S ribosomal protein L31 codes for MKKGIHPDYQEVVFMDSATGAKFLAGSTLKPTETIDYEGKTYPLVRVEISSDSHPFYTGKQKFAQADGRIEKFNKKYGMSSKN; via the coding sequence ATGAAAAAAGGCATTCATCCAGATTACCAAGAAGTTGTTTTCATGGACTCAGCTACTGGTGCTAAGTTCTTAGCTGGCTCAACTTTAAAGCCAACTGAAACAATTGATTACGAAGGTAAGACTTACCCATTAGTTCGTGTTGAAATTTCTTCAGATTCACACCCATTCTACACTGGTAAGCAAAAGTTTGCTCAAGCAGATGGTCGTATCGAAAAATTCAACAAGAAATACGGTATGTCTTCAAAGAACTAA
- a CDS encoding UDP-N-acetylmuramoyl-tripeptide--D-alanyl-D-alanine ligase: MKMQLAEIADALNSDLDKGEDTVITSVDFDSRKVTDNSLFVPLNGARDGHDFVNSAIANGASATLWKKGHPNKPENIPVIEVEDPLTALQELAQYYLEKVNPTVVGITGSNGKTTTKDMVAAVLAKRFNVHKTQANFNNEIGVPTTILEMKPSTEILVLEMGMDRAGQLHHLSSIVKPDVCVITMIGEAHIEFFGSRDKIADAKMEITDFLKEDGEFIYNGDEPLLRQRAEKISQDKATFGFEASDTIYATSWHSEMHQTSFKVQDSKQEFTIPMIGKHNVSNAMAAISVGRHFHESDEEIAQALSDFTPTANRMEWETGDLGEAIMSDIYNSNPTAVDAVLTAFGQVEVKDNGRRIAVLGDMLELGKKSPELHAGLASVLDPKIINEVYLYGSEMKNLYEALSDKYDEEHLHYYPTDKMMELNNALSDDVKANDIVVLKGSHGMHLERVLERLL; the protein is encoded by the coding sequence ATGAAAATGCAACTTGCTGAAATTGCTGATGCTTTAAACAGCGATTTAGATAAAGGTGAAGATACAGTAATTACTTCAGTTGACTTTGATTCGCGCAAAGTAACTGATAATTCATTATTTGTACCACTTAATGGTGCAAGAGATGGCCATGATTTCGTAAACAGTGCAATTGCAAATGGGGCTAGTGCAACTTTATGGAAAAAAGGACATCCAAATAAGCCTGAGAATATTCCAGTAATTGAAGTAGAAGATCCTTTAACTGCATTACAAGAATTAGCACAATATTATCTAGAAAAGGTTAATCCAACTGTTGTAGGGATTACAGGATCAAATGGCAAAACTACTACTAAAGACATGGTAGCGGCAGTTTTGGCAAAAAGATTTAATGTACATAAAACTCAAGCCAATTTTAATAATGAAATTGGGGTACCAACTACAATTTTAGAAATGAAGCCTTCTACTGAAATTTTAGTATTAGAAATGGGAATGGACCGTGCTGGTCAATTGCATCATCTTAGTTCAATTGTAAAACCTGATGTATGTGTAATTACTATGATTGGGGAAGCTCATATTGAATTTTTTGGTAGCCGTGATAAAATTGCCGATGCTAAAATGGAAATTACTGATTTCCTTAAAGAAGATGGTGAATTTATTTATAACGGCGACGAGCCACTTTTAAGACAGCGAGCAGAAAAAATCTCACAAGATAAGGCTACTTTTGGTTTTGAAGCTTCTGATACTATTTATGCAACAAGCTGGCATAGTGAAATGCACCAAACTAGTTTTAAGGTGCAAGATTCTAAGCAAGAATTTACAATTCCAATGATTGGCAAGCATAATGTGTCTAATGCAATGGCAGCCATTAGTGTAGGACGTCACTTCCATGAAAGTGACGAAGAAATTGCTCAAGCTTTAAGTGACTTTACGCCGACTGCTAATCGTATGGAGTGGGAAACTGGCGACTTAGGTGAAGCGATTATGAGTGATATCTATAACTCTAATCCAACTGCTGTAGATGCTGTTTTAACTGCTTTTGGTCAAGTCGAAGTTAAAGATAATGGTAGAAGAATCGCGGTATTGGGAGATATGCTTGAGTTAGGGAAGAAGTCTCCAGAATTGCATGCAGGATTAGCTTCTGTTTTAGACCCTAAAATTATTAATGAAGTTTATTTATACGGATCAGAAATGAAAAACTTATATGAAGCGCTTAGTGATAAATATGATGAAGAGCATTTGCATTACTATCCTACTGATAAAATGATGGAGCTAAATAATGCATTAAGCGATGATGTTAAAGCTAATGATATTGTTGTTTTAAAAGGTTCCCATGGTATGCATCTTGAAAGAGTATTAGAACGTCTTCTTTAG
- a CDS encoding DEAD/DEAH box helicase, translated as MKFSELNLKPEILKAIKRAGFEEATPIQAQTIPLALSGKDVIGQAQTGTGKTAAFGLPILQNLEKQHDTIQAIVIEPTRELAIQTQEELYRLGRDEKARVQVVYGGADIRRQIHALKQTPAVLVGTPGRLLDHLKRGTIDISHVKTIVLDEADEMLDMGFIQDIESILKYASSKHQTLLFSATMPKPIMRISEKFMHNPEVVQIKGKELTANLIDQYFIRAKENEKFDILCRLIDVQNPALAVVFGRTKRRVDELTRGLQARGYNAAGIHGDLSQNKRMSVLKRFRNGHLDILVATDVAARGLDISGVSHVYNYDIPQDPDSYVHRIGRTGRAGQNGMSVTFVTPNEIGYMREIESLTRKKMMPLRPPSDEEALKGQLHSANKKIVELLDSDLSKYTEGAAKLLDDYSAVDLVAALLKDLSKDSASVKVKITPEKPLPFKGKRKNSNRRGNHYSNNHKRNSRQRNSSNRRGNNHKFVIKKKN; from the coding sequence TTGAAATTTTCAGAATTAAATTTAAAACCAGAGATTTTAAAAGCGATTAAAAGAGCTGGCTTTGAGGAAGCTACTCCAATTCAGGCGCAGACAATTCCCCTAGCATTATCGGGTAAAGATGTAATTGGTCAAGCCCAAACTGGAACAGGAAAGACTGCAGCATTTGGCTTACCAATTTTACAGAATTTAGAAAAGCAACATGATACCATTCAAGCGATCGTGATTGAACCAACACGTGAATTAGCAATTCAAACCCAAGAAGAACTGTATCGTTTGGGAAGAGATGAAAAGGCCAGAGTACAAGTTGTTTATGGTGGCGCAGATATCAGACGCCAGATTCATGCGTTGAAGCAAACACCAGCAGTTTTGGTCGGAACGCCTGGCCGCTTACTTGATCATTTAAAACGTGGTACGATAGATATTTCTCATGTTAAGACAATTGTGCTTGATGAAGCCGATGAAATGCTAGATATGGGATTTATTCAAGATATTGAAAGTATTTTGAAATATGCTTCCAGTAAGCATCAAACACTTTTATTTTCAGCTACTATGCCTAAACCAATTATGCGTATTAGTGAAAAATTTATGCATAATCCTGAAGTTGTCCAAATTAAGGGGAAAGAGTTAACTGCTAACTTAATTGATCAATACTTTATACGTGCAAAAGAAAACGAAAAATTCGATATTCTTTGTCGTTTAATTGATGTGCAAAATCCGGCTCTTGCAGTTGTCTTTGGTCGGACAAAACGACGTGTGGATGAATTAACTCGTGGCTTACAAGCTCGTGGTTATAATGCAGCAGGAATTCATGGTGATCTTTCTCAAAATAAGCGGATGAGTGTTCTTAAACGTTTTAGAAATGGCCACTTAGATATTTTAGTTGCTACTGATGTAGCTGCCCGTGGTTTAGATATTTCCGGAGTTAGTCATGTTTATAACTATGATATTCCGCAAGATCCTGATTCGTATGTTCACCGCATCGGAAGAACTGGTCGTGCTGGACAAAATGGGATGTCAGTAACCTTTGTAACTCCAAATGAAATAGGTTATATGCGTGAAATCGAGAGTTTAACTCGTAAGAAGATGATGCCATTGCGTCCACCTTCTGATGAGGAAGCATTGAAGGGACAACTCCATTCTGCTAATAAAAAAATAGTTGAGCTTTTGGATAGTGATTTAAGTAAGTATACTGAAGGAGCAGCTAAATTATTAGATGATTATTCTGCTGTTGATCTAGTAGCTGCTTTACTTAAGGATCTTTCAAAGGATTCAGCCAGTGTTAAAGTTAAGATTACTCCTGAAAAGCCACTCCCATTTAAGGGAAAACGTAAGAATAGTAATCGTCGCGGTAATCACTATAGTAATAATCATAAGCGTAATTCCCGTCAGCGTAACTCAAGTAACCGTCGTGGAAACAATCATAAGTTTGTGATTAAAAAGAAAAACTAA
- the acpS gene encoding holo-ACP synthase, whose translation MIRGIGIDIIDLERIEKIQARRGDVFAKKILTEKEFEQYQQYSGHRQIEYLGGRFSAKESFSKALGTGLGKKVSFKDIETLQNEFGQPIMTSTKFSGKILVSISHEKRYAITQVLLEEN comes from the coding sequence ATGATTCGAGGTATTGGAATAGATATTATTGATCTTGAGCGAATTGAGAAAATTCAAGCTCGGCGCGGAGATGTTTTTGCCAAAAAGATATTAACAGAAAAAGAATTTGAACAATATCAGCAATATTCGGGCCACAGGCAAATTGAATATTTAGGCGGAAGATTTTCAGCTAAAGAATCTTTTTCTAAGGCTTTAGGAACTGGCCTAGGTAAAAAAGTAAGTTTTAAAGATATTGAAACTCTCCAAAATGAATTTGGTCAGCCAATTATGACCTCGACAAAATTTAGTGGTAAAATTCTAGTCAGCATTTCCCATGAAAAACGGTATGCGATTACGCAAGTGTTATTAGAGGAGAATTAA
- the alr gene encoding alanine racemase: MVPAMHRPAQINVDLGAIKENIKNEVKHLKDKQQLWAVVKANAYGHGAIPVANAALQAGATGFCVATLDEGLELREYGIPKPVLVLGIVPVQWTPLAAQKNISLTVGSLEWLKAADKILAETNQALKIHLGIDSGMGRIGFSEDDEFIAANKFLQDNPHFEVEGMFTHFSKADDADTSYFDYQVKRFKHMQDLLTIKPKYIHVANTATSIFNRKIDSDIVRFGIGIYGLNPSSTPNTDDLPSEVPLKPALSFTSALSFVKQIHKGYGVGYGATFVADKDQWIGTVPVGYADGWQRKMQGFKVKVGDEYCPIVGRVCMDQFMVLLPHKMSAGTPVELISADPTAPNNIKAVADQADTIHYEIACLLSDRLPRVYKD, from the coding sequence ATGGTTCCTGCAATGCATCGCCCAGCTCAAATAAATGTAGACTTGGGTGCCATTAAAGAAAATATCAAAAATGAAGTAAAACATTTAAAAGATAAGCAACAATTATGGGCAGTAGTTAAGGCAAATGCCTATGGACATGGTGCAATTCCAGTAGCTAATGCTGCTTTGCAAGCGGGTGCAACTGGATTTTGTGTGGCTACTCTCGATGAAGGATTAGAGTTAAGAGAATATGGCATTCCTAAGCCGGTTTTAGTTTTGGGAATTGTACCAGTTCAATGGACTCCTTTAGCTGCACAAAAAAATATTTCTCTGACAGTTGGTAGCTTAGAATGGCTTAAAGCAGCAGATAAAATTTTGGCCGAAACCAACCAAGCCTTAAAAATTCACTTAGGAATAGACTCTGGTATGGGAAGGATTGGTTTTAGTGAAGATGATGAATTTATAGCAGCTAATAAGTTTTTACAAGATAATCCACATTTTGAAGTTGAAGGGATGTTTACCCATTTCTCAAAAGCTGATGATGCTGATACTTCATATTTTGATTATCAAGTAAAACGCTTTAAGCACATGCAGGATTTGTTAACAATTAAGCCTAAGTATATCCATGTAGCTAATACTGCAACCAGTATTTTTAATCGAAAAATAGATAGCGATATTGTAAGATTCGGAATTGGAATTTATGGCTTGAATCCTTCTTCAACGCCTAATACAGATGATTTACCTTCAGAAGTCCCATTAAAGCCTGCACTTTCATTTACCTCTGCCCTTAGTTTTGTAAAACAAATTCATAAAGGCTATGGTGTAGGGTATGGTGCAACTTTTGTGGCTGATAAAGATCAATGGATTGGTACTGTTCCTGTAGGATATGCCGATGGTTGGCAAAGAAAAATGCAGGGCTTTAAAGTGAAAGTTGGGGATGAATATTGTCCAATTGTGGGACGAGTATGCATGGATCAATTTATGGTTTTACTTCCTCATAAAATGTCAGCTGGTACTCCAGTTGAATTGATTTCGGCTGATCCGACGGCTCCTAATAATATTAAAGCAGTAGCTGATCAAGCAGATACAATTCATTATGAAATTGCTTGTCTTTTATCGGATAGGTTGCCGCGAGTTTATAAAGATTAA
- the cbpA gene encoding cyclic di-AMP binding protein CbpA: MLIKSLVYKKDYLTTVNEKATLAEALKILEDSGFRCVPILDDSGKIFRGNIYKMHIYRHKSQGGDMNLPVTYLLKNATKTIKVDSPFFRVFFNIKDLPYIAVLDEENHFYGILTHSSLLNMLSDAWNIKSGSYVLTVLSDNGRGNLAKMSKLIAKYTNLGGCLTLDTKQGELVRRNLFTLPIGVSRQTMETIVKKLEHKGYVVAEIEDLQSGMTIRSDEKPGEFLD; encoded by the coding sequence ATGCTAATCAAATCGCTTGTATACAAAAAAGATTATTTAACTACCGTAAATGAAAAAGCAACTTTAGCTGAAGCCTTAAAGATACTTGAAGATTCCGGATTCAGATGTGTACCGATTTTAGATGATAGTGGCAAAATCTTCAGAGGAAATATTTATAAAATGCACATTTACCGTCACAAATCTCAAGGTGGCGATATGAATTTACCTGTAACTTATTTATTAAAGAATGCGACTAAGACAATTAAAGTTGATTCACCTTTCTTCCGCGTATTTTTCAATATTAAAGACTTGCCATATATCGCTGTATTGGATGAGGAAAATCACTTCTACGGGATTTTGACCCACTCTAGTCTTTTAAACATGTTATCAGATGCTTGGAACATTAAATCTGGTTCATATGTTTTAACAGTCTTATCCGACAATGGCCGTGGTAATTTAGCTAAGATGAGTAAGTTAATTGCTAAATACACTAATTTAGGTGGATGTCTTACTTTAGATACGAAGCAAGGCGAACTTGTAAGACGTAACTTATTTACTCTACCGATTGGAGTATCTCGTCAAACAATGGAAACTATTGTTAAAAAACTTGAACATAAAGGCTATGTTGTAGCTGAAATTGAAGATTTACAATCTGGCATGACCATTCGTAGTGATGAGAAACCAGGAGAATTTTTAGACTAA
- a CDS encoding L-lactate dehydrogenase: MSEEKIHKIILVGDGAVGSSYAFSLVQQGIAQELGIVDIIEDRTKGDAIDLSDALPWTAPKNIYSAKYEDAKDADLVVISAGAPQKPGETRLDLVNKNLKILSSIVEPIVESGFNGIFLVAANPVDILTHATWRMSGFPEDRVIGSGTSLDSARLQKLIGQMEKVDPRSVNAYMLGEHGDTEFPAWSYNNVGGVKVSDWVKAHPEVGENKLEAIHKEVADMAYNIINLKGATFYGIGTALAFITKAILNDEHRVLPLSVPMNGQYGLHDIHIGTPAVVGRHGIEQIIEMPLNDKEKKLMTASADQLKKVMDKAFEETGVKTRQ, encoded by the coding sequence ATGTCAGAAGAAAAAATCCACAAAATTATTCTTGTTGGTGACGGTGCCGTAGGTTCAAGCTATGCCTTTTCACTTGTTCAACAAGGTATTGCTCAAGAATTAGGTATCGTTGATATTATTGAAGATCGTACTAAGGGTGATGCGATCGACTTGTCTGATGCTCTTCCATGGACTGCACCAAAGAATATTTATTCTGCAAAATATGAAGATGCTAAAGATGCTGATTTAGTTGTAATTTCTGCTGGTGCCCCTCAAAAGCCTGGCGAAACTCGCCTTGACTTAGTTAACAAGAACTTAAAGATTTTAAGTTCCATCGTTGAACCAATCGTTGAATCTGGCTTTAATGGTATTTTCTTAGTTGCTGCCAACCCTGTTGACATCTTAACTCACGCAACTTGGAGAATGTCTGGCTTCCCAGAAGATCGTGTTATCGGTTCTGGTACTTCACTTGATTCAGCTCGTTTGCAAAAACTTATTGGTCAAATGGAAAAGGTTGACCCTCGTTCAGTTAATGCTTACATGCTTGGTGAACATGGTGATACTGAATTCCCTGCATGGAGCTACAACAATGTTGGTGGTGTAAAAGTTAGTGATTGGGTAAAGGCACACCCAGAAGTTGGCGAAAATAAGCTTGAAGCTATCCACAAAGAAGTTGCTGATATGGCTTACAACATCATCAACTTAAAGGGTGCTACTTTCTATGGTATTGGTACTGCATTAGCATTTATTACCAAAGCAATCTTGAATGATGAACATCGTGTTCTTCCACTTTCTGTTCCAATGAATGGTCAATATGGACTTCACGATATTCATATTGGTACTCCTGCTGTTGTCGGTCGTCATGGTATTGAACAAATTATTGAAATGCCATTAAATGACAAAGAAAAGAAACTTATGACTGCTTCAGCTGACCAATTAAAGAAGGTTATGGACAAAGCCTTTGAAGAAACTGGAGTTAAAACTCGTCAATAA